In the Channa argus isolate prfri chromosome 19, Channa argus male v1.0, whole genome shotgun sequence genome, agtgagtgatgagattGTGTTGAGTTTGGGTTGCAGTGTGTGtaagttccatttcagttctgtgtgttgaggagcctgatggcttgcgggaaaaaactgttgcacagtctggATGTAGCCCGAATGCTTCAGAACCTCTCTCCTGATGGCAGGAgggtgaagagtgtgtgtgatgggtgtgtggggtcgtccacaatgctgttggctttgcggatgcatcgtgttgtgtaaatgtgcataatgaGGGCaaagagactccgatgatctttgACCAATGGcgtcgctggtgttggaaaaaccttctcagtgcagaagttcagtctggactgggcagaggacttggaaaaccaagatgtcagtgtccTGGTTGTTCTTTCattcagggagctgaacttgatcaaagatgagcagtacagtcttctcacgctgctccatgttttccatccaacattacagaaggtcacagcagagcagctggctgtaaacttttgttcatctttgacggccgGGATGAAAGCAGActttcactggatttcaacaacagtgaggttgtgtctgatgtcacacagaagtcatcagtcgacgtgctgttgacaaacctcatcacggggaatctgcttccctcggctctgatctggataacttccagacctgcagcagccaatcggatccctcctacatgtgttgacagggtaacagaagtacgaggcttcactgacgcccagaaggacgagtacttcaggaggaggttcagtgatgaagagctgtccagcagaatcatctcccacatcaagacatccaggagcttccacatcatgtgtcacatcccagtcttctgctggatcactgctacagttctggagcacaTGCTGAcctcagagcagagaggagagctgcccaagaccctgactgacatgtactcacacttcctgctggttcagaccaagaggaagaagaacaagtatgatgagggacatgagaccagtccacaggagctgacggaggctgacagggaagttcttgtgaagctggggaggctggcgtttgaacatctggagaaaggaaacatcatgttctaccaagaagacctggagcagtgtggtcttgatgtcacagaggccttggtttactcaggagtttgtacagagatcttcaaaagagagagtgtgatcttccagaaaacagtctactgctttgttcatctgagcttccaggagtttctggctgcagtttacttcttccactgttacaccaacagggagagaaaggtACTGAAGGACTTCCTGGGGAAAGTCTACATCGAAATATCTCTAGATGTCTTCCTGAGTGGAGCCATAGAGAAATTcttcaaaagcaaaaatggccacctggacctgtttgtccgCGTCCTTCATGGTCTCTCTCTGGAGTCCAACCAGAGACTCTTAGGAGGTCTGCTGTGTCAGACAGAACAGTCCAGAAATCATCCAGAGATTCATCAACAACCTAAAGGAGATGAACAGTGATAAAATCtctcctgacagaagcatcaacatctttcactgtctgatggagatgaaggaccactcagtacatcaggagatccaagagttcctgaagtcagaacagatcagagaagaaactctctgagatccactgcgcagctctggcctacatgctgcagattTCAGAGGAGGTCTTGGATGAGTTGAACCTTAAAAAGTACAATAGATAATGGATGGCGGAGACTGATCCGagctgtgaggaactgcagaaaggctaGGTAAATTGAAAatcaaaatgagaaattttTATTACACTCAGGTCCAAAGACCTTGGTCTGTCACAGACAGATCGATCTGTATTCAGGACTCTGCCCACCCTTTATTACAACAACCAACTGTCCATCCTAATTCAATCACTTTTTTCCCATGGACAATCTATAAGTTCCCTCAGCACCTCCAGTTAGCTTGGCTACCTGCTTAAGACTTCGCAGACAAACCGTAAAGGAGTTGTTTGCACCAAGAATGTTGGATACGCAGATTTGTGGGACTACcttgtatttttttctactgGTGTACAGTAGTGTAGTGTAACCAATGCAAACCTGTCATGACAAGCCAAGTTTTTAGCTGAGCTGTTTAGCAGGATCTGGCTAGCATGTTACAGTGAACTGCTTGTAGCACAGACTATAGCTAAGCAAGTGagtgatttgcaaattttgTCAGCAACTCTGTGGGTCCTGCAGGTCCATATGGACAGGATGTCAGGTTTTAGAAAAAGAGATCAGCTGTTTATTTCTTGGGCTACTCTCCAAAGTGGAAATCCACTTTCCGGTCAGTGGCTATACCACTGGATCGTGGAGGAGATATCTCTGGCCTACAGGTGCAAGGGTGCTCAACTACCACTGCAGCTGAGTCCAGTTTACTAGGAGCATGGCCACCTCATGGGCCCTTTTTCATGGATGTCAGTTAAGGATAGACATCTTGATGTTAAGCTCCCGTCCAAGCCTGTCCAAGGACTTCAAACCACCAAAGCTGCTCATGTAATTCTGTGCTTTCAGTATGTAGGGGGTGATGTGAGGAGATGAAATGTCATCCCTCGGATGgctgtctttctttctcaatTTATAAATGCTTAATTGAACTGTACTGATTTGTCTCTGGTTTAATCTTTGCCATGACAAAAGTTGTggttttattatattgtaaatgttatattttctgtTCTCACAGACTTTCTGGACTCTTAGAGTCACTTTGAAATTGTGGTCTCAGCTCtaaagtccaacccctcccttctgagagaactggacttGAGCTACAACAACCTGCAACCTACTTCACAACTCTGCTGGACAAAGTCAAAACCTTAAACTAGAGCCTCTGAAGTCAGTATTTtactactgtacatttgtatCCTAAAATTATTTTGCAACATGTTTAACATAAATCTGCTCCAAAGGTGCAGTGGACATCTCCTGTGACTCAGACTCGTTAAACAGCACTGAAAGtgcaaaaatattcaaactgtTCCAAACTGAAGCTTTAACtcatacaataaaatatttagtttgttcCTAATGCCTCAATGGGATTTTTAGTATTTAATCAAGGTTGATTAATATTAGTAAGAAAAGTCTGTTAGTGTGAGTTATTGACATATTGGTTGTGGAAGCaaatcagtctttttttttcttcctgttttgtcACTCAGACTGTTgtaacacagacacagcagcaggacagagacagaaatctTGTTTAAATCATGTCCAACAACCTCTCCCATCTGAGAACTTGAGCTGAGTGACAACAAgttgcaggattcaggagtgaagctgctgtgtggttttctgaaGAGTCCACACtatagactggagactctgaggtcagacaccctttttttgtttgtagttgTTTGGGGAGATCAGAACTTGATCAGTTATTAAGTTATGTGACAAATCAGGCTAAAGTGTTAGCATAAATACAAACGGCTGTTGGCTTAGGGTATTCATAGCAATCAGATTAGACAAACTGACTCAAGAGTTATTCGGGAGCAGAAAGTGGAAAAACTGCATCAGAAACACCACAattataacatttgtttttactcagGGCAATTTGAGTGCGATTATATAGTTGAGAGTCAGTCACTGTTTCTACTTAGTGACTTGCACAGGTGAGACAACAGGTCATAACAGAACCTGTActaacagcatttttaaaaatgtgttgtatcAAAGGGAATTTAACAGCCCTAATTCAAACATATCTGACTGGACTATGAAATtatttacatatacatacatacatacatacatattacatatttacatttacattgattTTTCAGATTGATGttttgcagtttgtcagagatcagctgtgattctctggcctcagctctgaagtccaacccctcccatctgagacaactggagcTGAGTGGAAAAGACCCCTatgattcaggagtgaagctgctgtctgctggactggaggcTGCACATTGTAAATTGGAAACCCTGGCGTCAGATGCAATTTTGGTTACCATCGTCAGTACCTCGTCTGTGGATGGCGTGTCGACTTTGTTCCACGTCAGGGACTTGACTGATAGACTCACTGACATGGCTCCGGTACTGTGATACTGTGAGTACACTGTGAATACTGTAAACACTGActaactgtaataataatactcCAAACATGAGCACAGGCACTGTGGCTGTTACAGACACCATCTGGGTCTGAGTCCaagtacagaaaacaaaacctgaatGACCCTGTGTTTGatgctttgctttttgttatttgaatGCTCTCACTTTATTGTAGCATTGACCACTTGTAAAATTGAAAAGTTAATAATTTTTCAGACGTGACTCTGACTGGCAGCTTTCTGACATCTGCATATAATAATTGATCAACAGAAAGCCACAGATTTGTCAagcagttattgctgcaaagattttttatttttttgatgaaaGTTTACCatatgaatttaatttttaatttatttaataaattcttTCCCCCTGTGATTAATTTACAACCATTTTGTTGAATAAAAGCTCATATATAAAAGTGTACATCTCTTGGCAGTGTTGACATATACAACCAGTGAATTCATATAGAAATATTCATacattttgaggaaaaaataaGAATGAACAGTCTGAAgaatttaaagataaaattcCATTCATTAACAGCCCGATGGATTTTTATgaacaatataaaatgttaaatattccaAATTAAACACTTGACCAGCTCCAGTACAACTTAAATTTTTTTCAGCACAGAAAACCTTTCAAACCGCCTTCGGAAATggtgagaaagaagaaaaacagatttcattttacttttttctgagGCTGGTCCATGTGAAGTGCTGTCTCCTCATTTAACGTCACGTCTGCTTTGGCACTTTACTGTGAAGTGTTTCTACTTTTATGACTGAAATAACAGCAGAATgttcagacagtgtgtgtggcCCCTCAGTTCAGGTAGGTCTTCATGGTGTTGATGAGCTGGCTCTCCTCCTCCAGCGTCAGGTCCAGATAATCCTCCTCATGTTGAGAGATGTCCACCAACACCTCGTTCACCAGCTTGTCATCCTCTGAGGAAACACCAGTGAAGGATGGTTCATTAATTCTCtaggttaatttaaaaacatgaaggtTTTCAGTGGAGTTCTACAGCCTCTTTTTGTGTGGGATAGGTTTTGACTCTGATCTCAAATTGTAACATTGCCTCCTCCTTAGCTCTGCAGTTCTCCTCTGGAAAGGCTTCTGTCTTTGTCCTGCTGAATGTCCATGTCATTTTAACTGGTTTACCTGTGGAGTTGTAGGAGGTGAAGGGTGGGGGAACATCCCTCTCAAAAGGTGAATACAAaaactgcagagacacagagacagaggtcAGATCAACAACCGTGTACTAAAGGAAGATCTCAACAACACTGAATCAGAAAACCTTTATTGTCCATTGTGAAGTAGCAGATTTAGAGTTGGAGGATTTGGACTGAGATATGTTTGTGGAGGCTccactgtgatgtttttttttttttatctgcaggGTCGATTCCCTAGTATGAGAGCTATATGAACAAGCACAATATacaaatattgtgtgtgttgaCATTTCAAAGCAATGTGAGAATAGTGCCAgtactttttgttttgactgTACAGCTGAAAAGGTCAGCCAGCCAGTGGAAAGCAATTCTTATTCCCTTTGTTTGCATTGGGATTGAGATGAGCgttgtgtattgtgttttacaatttaaagaCAGAATTTAATCAATGCGTTTGTTAGGAAGCTTGAGTTTCTCTTCCCAGGCATCTTTTGTCGGCACAACAGAAGCACACTCAATAATATTCTACGCATATCGCTGCATCACCTCATCATTTTGATGCTACCAGGGATTTAAATTCTTGTTTTCTAACTTTTTATGGTTATAGGCCCATTGATGAACCCTAAAAAAGTGTAAAGGCAGATTACACTGCAGACACATGGTCAGACACTGACTCCATGATCTCTGTTCACATCTCGGTCAGTCCGATGTGAAGCGGCCATATTCTccatcctccccctcctcttctgtctctctctctgtttcagcTCCTCTTGCTCCTGAAAAACCCATAAAACTCATAAATACAAGGTGAAGACAACTCACACAAACTGACAGAACTCCAAATCCTAGTTACAGTCTTTGACAATaaattgaaaagcaattatttattttgtttattaatttccCTGTTGGTCCCTGCTGCAGCAAAGGAGTAAAGCTTGGGCTCAGGTTGTTGtagtgtatttgtactttgcaGAGTCAACAGCTGGAGTAGATCAGGCAGCGGGTCAGTCCTCACCCGTTGGGGTAGAGAGAATGGGATGCTGGATACCTATTTCGCTCCTTTAATCAGTGTGCTGTGATTCATACATGTATTCGTCTTCAAACAATGTGAAGTCCTCCTAAAATATAAAGTCAGTTTGTTTCTGATTCATTCTGTAAGTACAAGGAAGAAGCCAGTAGATCCTCTTTCTCCACCGCagttctaaaaataaatgttgtaatttgtcttttaaacacAGTAACTTTGATAGATTCCAAATCAACTTGGCTTattgacatttcatttaaatggcAGGTTTGAGGTGCATTTTTCCCCACAGAACAAAGTTTGTAATTATCTGGCCCTTTTTTCTTAGAGTGTAGTTGTGTTTGAGGACACTGGAAGGCAGGAAAGACCGTTTTATACATTCTTGAACTGaggacattttgacagtttAAAGTTCAGTTACATTTCAGGTTCAGATCAGAATCAGGTTTATGTTAGGATTTAAGGTTTATGGAATGGTTCATATCACTActcacaaatataaaacagactGTGTGTCACCTGTCTGCAGTTGTTGATGTGGATTTCGGCCTGGTTCAGGTCTCCCTGACAGGCTCTAAGCCCCAGTCGAGCTTCACTTGCACTAAAACCCCGAGCCATCAGCTGAGTCATTTTCTCTGAGTCCGGACACAGACGTCCATACAGAGACTCCACCTGACGAAGACCACACAAGATCAAAGGAAACTCAGTGTCCATCAGGCTGTTGTGGGACAACACACAGATACGTCAACCAGTGTCCTTTCAGACAGTAAAAACATGAGCAGTTACTTTGGACAGTTTGTCTTGAGCCTGAGCAGCATTTCCTTCGTAGTAGAACAGGAGACTCTGGAGGAGATAAAGCCGGAGAAACAACACCTGCTCTCTGCCTGTGTTACCCTGacaacacaaatatacatatgctaataaaatgcacattgtcagacaaagaaaagaaaaagtcagacACAGCTGTAGGAGGCCAAGAAACTAGACACTAGTTGATGTCATGAATTtgaatttcctgtttctgtatGTTTCGGACCTTGATCATCTGCAGCCTCGCCTGCTGCTCTCCGTAACACCTCAGGAAACAGTCCTCAGCTTTCTGCAGTCGACTCTTGGCGTCCTCCAGATAGGACAGAGCCTCCAGTGCTTTGTAACACCACACGATGTCCAGCTGCAGGACAGCGTAGTTATCCACAGAGGTCAGCAGAGTCGAGTCAAATTTTCTGTAAAGAAATCTCAAGTGTTCTTCAGTCCATTTTTACATGTCTTATATTCACCACAATCGGAGAGAAGTTCTGTCAGATGTAGAAGGTGCGAAGTTGGGTCAGACATGTCCACACTTTGTGCTGTGTATCTTTAATCCAATCAGAGCTGCGAGATAAAACAGTAATTTAACTACCGTCATACCATTACAGACCATCTACACCTCTTAAAGGCCTGCTTTACACTTTTTGAACTGGATTGTGATTGTAGATATACACCTTTTATAGTCAGATTAGATTTTAATCTTTTAGTTGATATTGGCCCTGATACTGATTCTCAGAGTCGGTGTGCATATCCAGACCCTCTCAGACATGTGGACACCTAAAGCATGAACTGACATTTACCCCGGATGATGTCAGATTATTGTACCTGAACTGCTGGTCGGCCTCCAGCAAGTGACACAAGGCATTTTCGTACTGCTTCCTCTTCATCAGAGAGCGTCCTTTCTCATTGTAACCCATGGCCAGGATCAGAgcctgacaaaacacacacacagacacacacacacaaaggtctTTATTGAGCATTACATTCACTTAGTTGGGATTTTTAGAACGCTGACTTTAACCCTAAACACCTTTCATCCTGAAATCTATTGATTTGTATTAGACTTCGGTTTTACTCAGATGTTTCGACTTCATGAGACGGTTTTCACTTTCTGCTGGCACTTAGTCCCTTAAAATGATATGACATAATATGTTGtcataaaaagtgtttttaattcacCTTCCTCTCCCTGTGGGGGATCTGTAGTGGGTTTCCCTTCTGGTCAGCGATCTCCAGGTAAGGCATGGGGAAGTGGTCttcactgccatctgacaaagacacaaagacgGACTGAATGTAGAAAACTCTAATATTTTCTGACTCATAATTTCCTTACTtctaataatgtaataatgtgatTTTCACATATAAATCTTTTGTCTTGGACAGAATGACCTTTTTCATACTTTTTGCTTCCATGTGTTCTCTACGCCATCCGTGAGGTAAACTTCCCAAGTCGGTTAGGGTTGGAAAAGACTCTACAGATTATAACCTACAGGCCAAAgatttgtgtttgcagaaaCTGTCCACGGTGCAAGTTCACTGACAGGTGTCTCATTTCACACATTGAAGGTATGTTATGTTTACTTCAACATCCTTGAAGCTATTCTTATGTAGCATTTAGACATGCTGTTGAAtgtctttcagttttttcatgATGCTCAACCACGACAAACAAAGGAGTGCTTCTGATCACTGTTGTTACTGTCCAGAGatgtttgcagtgtgtgtacacatgccCAGCTGTAGCATGAACACAAGCACATTTGCAGACATGATAGACATGAATAGTAGGAAAGAATACATATGTCAGAgagcaaacattttcagttcTAAAATTGTAACTCTGCTTGCTAAAGACAGGTTGTACCTCTCTTGGACAGGATCTGGAAACCTTTCCGAGTCCTCTGGAAACTCCTGTCCTGCTGCTCCTTCTTTTCTTCCTGGTTCTTTTCCTTCTCCGTTcgttcctcctcctctttctgcaACTGCTCTATCAACTTGGGGTCAGTCACTCTCATCACCATAATCTTACTGTTGTTCTTCACACCCTGCTCGTCCAGACGCTGACCTGATGAgaccaaaacacaaaactgtcCAACTAGCAGAGCAATGCTAGAGGTGAGCTCTTAAGCTTGTTACACTCCTGTGCTACAAATTTAACACGCTGGGTCTCATGCCTTTTACTCATTTGACATGTTTGTAAAAGAACAGTTTCTTACAATTACAATGGAAATTGAACTGCAATGGTGATTACTTGGTGATTTTAGACTAATGATCAAATCTGTAATTTGTGCAATTAAGCTTTTCAGAACATTTATCTGAATAAATCTGACAGGGAAAACTCAGAAACCTTTAGGATAGAGCTCATGTTAAATGAAGGAAACTACGTGACCAGTGATGCCTGAAGTTATAAACATCCCTGCTGTTGCACATTAGTGAAATGAGGGAGGAGAATAACTGAGAAACACGGCATTAAATACCAAATATAACAATGTAACAAGGTCAGATTGTGAATATAATTTTCATATCACTAAAAAAACTATCTCTGGTTctctgattaaaaaataaactggcaCCTTTAGctaattcttttttaatttaaaaattaaaacgcTTACTTCTGTAAGTTaagattttccatttttcctaaTAAAGAAAACTTATCACAACTTAGAAACTGCAACCAGATTTTgggcatttttttctcttcataaaTGAAGTGTTGTGAATTAAAATAACTGACTGAAAGGCAAAAAATCAAAGCCCAACcttaaaaaagctgtaaacagaaTAGattctgttcttcttcttcttgacaaaaaacaactaaaaatttCACATTAGGATTAATCTTCTATTGACCAATTAATTAAGATTTGACTGGTGGTCTTGCGATTTCACCTGCAGACAAAGTTTTCCCTCTGAGGATCAGTTTGATGTATTTGAGGCCGTGCTCCCCTCTGAtcctacagaaacacacaacattATGACTGAGTTCCAATGATCACATCATTCTCAAActaatacatacataaatattgGATTTTCAAACCATTTATCTGGATCTCTGTGGGGTGTAATTCCATGCGTGCAttgtctcatttttaaatgttcatgttTCAGGTGTACAAATTAGGAGGAGAAATATTGATGTTTCTAAGGTTTCCGGTATTTGATCATCCTCAGTGACCTGGATGTTTACCTGTGAATTTCTGTGTTAAATGTATCTTAATTTGGTGTTTTGACcagaaattttaaattttagagTCTTCCTTTGACTACAGGagactttttaatctgtaaaaaaattacaaataatgaaTGAACACATGAATTCAGACAGAtggttttaaaagtgaaatgtgtaaattcaacatttactgtatttaggGATGTCCTGATATCAGTTTTTCCCAGACTgggtacaagtacttacatttgagtactcgCTGATACTGACAACCAAAACAAGTACTAAACTTTTTCGCTTCCAAAATGAGTTGCTgcacagtaaaatcctcattacttgttctgccaaaacaaatatggtggtGACTGACGTTTAATAAGCGAAGCAACTCGCTGAAAAGAACAAGAAgtggggaataaaaacaaaagatgaataaagtaCAGATTTAGgatgagatcctggatggagaaacactgacaatgtggactgtagagtctacacaggaatatgaaagtaaaataaatatataacagTGAACTTGAGGTAACGTTCCAATTTCTAGTTATATATAACCCTTGTTGTTGCTGATGGCTGCTGATGCTTGTCAGTCAGAAACATGAGTATGAGTGTTAGTAACTATATCTTAAGACTTCAGCACAGTAGAGTTTGAACCCAGGTTTACTTTTATCATCATcaattattcaattcaattcaattcaactttatttatatagcgccaatttacaacaaagtcatctcaaggcactttacagaataaagtccagactacacaagtatgtagaagcagcccaacaaatcccccttgagcaagccctaggcaacagtggagaggaaaaactccctttaatgggagaaacctccagcagaaccaggctcagggtgggtggccatctgccttgaccggttggggtgagtggaaagtggagaaagaaaagaaaagagcaacgaaaagcaacaacaaaaagcaaaaacaaaacaacaagaaaagcaacaacaaaacaacaaaaaagcaacaacaaaacaacaaaaaagcaacaacaaagcatcgtacaggttgtaggatatagaattaatggtatacagtggtgacaagtaaatgtatagagaaaagctagttcaggttgagtgagcagtttaactataagctttatcaaaaaggaaggttttaagcctagtcttaaaagtagagagggtgtctgctccccgaatttggattggaagctggttccacaggagaggagcttgatagctaaaggctctgcctcccattctacttttacaaactctgggaaccacaagtaggcctgtattttgggatcgaagtagtctaatcgggcgatacagaactatgagatcttttaaatatgatggagcttgaccattaagagctttgtatgtaaggaggagggttttgaactctatcctagattttatgggaagccaatgaagagaagctagtgaaggtgaaatatgatctctctttcctaatccagtcagcactcttgctgcagcattttggattaattgaaggctttttagggagttattaggacaccccagaagtaaggaattacagtagtccaacctagaagtaacaaatgcatggaccagtttttcggcatcactttgagacaggatgcttctaattttagcaatgttccgtaggtggaagaaggctgttctagagatttgtcttatatgtgacgtaaacgccaaatcctggtcaaaaataactccaaggttcctcaccgcagtactggaggccaaagttatgtcatctaaagtaactatattgttagacagcatatttctcatgtttttaggcccaaagaggatgatttcagttttgtctgaatttagaagtaggaaattgtaggacatccaggtctttatgtcttttagacatgcttcaagtttgactaattggttagtatcttctggtttcacagataaatagagctgggtatcatctgcatagcagtggaagtttatggaatgtttcctaataattttgcctaaaggtgacatgtacagattaaaaagtattggtcctaacacagagccctgtggaactccatagctaactttggtgcataaagaagagtcatcattaacatgaacaagttggaatctgtctgacagataagatttaaaccaatgtaatgtggttcctttaatcccaaatccatgttctagtctctgta is a window encoding:
- the LOC137105074 gene encoding ribonuclease inhibitor-like, encoding MFCSLSEISCDSLASALKSNPSHLRQLELSGKDPYDSGVKLLSAGLEAAHCKLETLASDAILVTIVSTSSVDGVSTLFHVRDLTDRLTDMAPVL
- the LOC137104427 gene encoding NEDD8 ultimate buster 1-like, which translates into the protein MFQESNMATLELKLPSDLRKDLTTNHIQMRLDVLVQELVNRIRGEHGLKYIKLILRGKTLSAGQRLDEQGVKNNSKIMVMRVTDPKLIEQLQKEEEERTEKEKNQEEKKEQQDRSFQRTRKGFQILSKRDGSEDHFPMPYLEIADQKGNPLQIPHRERKALILAMGYNEKGRSLMKRKQYENALCHLLEADQQFRKFDSTLLTSVDNYAVLQLDIVWCYKALEALSYLEDAKSRLQKAEDCFLRCYGEQQARLQMIKGNTGREQVLFLRLYLLQSLLFYYEGNAAQAQDKLSKVESLYGRLCPDSEKMTQLMARGFSASEARLGLRACQGDLNQAEIHINNCRQEQEELKQRERQKRRGRMENMAASHRTDRDVNRDHGFLYSPFERDVPPPFTSYNSTEDDKLVNEVLVDISQHEEDYLDLTLEEESQLINTMKTYLN